Part of the Pan paniscus chromosome 3, NHGRI_mPanPan1-v2.0_pri, whole genome shotgun sequence genome is shown below.
AGCTCAACTGAAACATTAATGGCtcttttctcacattttcttaacataaaaatgagaaaaagggcCCTCACACCTCTAatgtcagcattttgggaggccaaagtgggaggatcgcttaagcctaggagtgtgagactagcctgggcaatataatggaACCTCATCTCTAGAGAAAACGCAAGAAttagctgagatgggaggattgcttgagcccaggaatttgagaccgacttgggcaacatgatgaaactccatctctacaaaaattagctgggcatggtacccttttctgtctctacaaaaaatttaaaaaattatctggacatggtgatgtgcatctgtagtcccagctacttcagaggctgaggtgggaggatcacctgagcctgggacattgaagctgcagtaagctgtgatgatgccactacactccagcctggatgacagagttagaccctgtcttaaaaaaaaaaaaaagaaagaaagagaaaaaggcaacTAATGAACCATTTTGACGCCCCTTACTATACATCTTTTACCACTAGATTCAGAATAATTCTTTATTACACAAGAGTTTTGTATCACAGAAGAAACCTTGCTCAGAAGAAATGTGACAGTTATTAACCAATACAAAATGTGAGCATTGTAGTAGTTTGACATTTGCTTTGATGCAAGCTTTAATTTCCATGAAAATGTTGTTTGTTaccagaaagacagaaaaacGTCATCTGGAAAACCTACTGGTGGATAATCAGATTTTCAATGCTTTTCTTTCAAGTTAGCTGTTAACAGTGGTATATCCTCTTGGCATTAATTCATGCTGTGATGAATGAAAGAACGGAGAAGGACCTCTAGACTTTTTATCCCAAAGGTAAATTGGAGGGCACTAGATGCAACGTCTCTTTGGTTATTGGATTTTCAGTTTACTCatactttctaaaaattattttaggatcactaaaaacaatgagaacaacCTAAAGTATAAATCAGGATGTAGATCTATATCTGTGTGCTTTTTCATAGATGGTAATTTTGTATGGGAAGACACCgaaatttgagaaaataaataacttgctCATATTTTCAAAAGCCAATATTTGAATCCAGTTTTTTTTCTCCacagctttttctttcctctgcacCAAGATATTCttatgtatgtttaacttttgttGTGAGACATTCTAGCTAATCATTATGGTGAATAAGTTGTAGACAGAGAGATTCTGTCTTAGGCATTTTTGTGGCTCTATCAATTAGTAGATTTCCTGGCATTAATCTAGGTGAAATATAATGCTTTTGACcaagtaaatatatgtatatataaaaataaattttctttcctttcctttgttgcAAATGATTCTAATGTAAAATTCTGTAGACTAAGAGAAAATGTCAGGATTCCAATACACAAGATTCTTGCTTAGAAAACTTGGCTAGGAACACCTACCATACCTAACAGGGCTGGTCAGAGCTTTCAGATTTCAACGTAAAATGTTCATGTCGAGGAGTATGTGTAGTTAAGCTCATGCTTTATTACATCATCATTTTGTTTAACAGTGTGATTGGAATACcttgataaatattaaaatgttgatAATTATTCTTACTGATTCTTGCTCTTCTTTTgggctttattttctctttcttacatGAATGCCATAGTTGGTTGTATCTCTGTTTTTAGCTTCCTCAATCACCCCATCCAACTTTTACGTTTTTACCgaaattatctttctaaaatacaatcTAATATGCAAATCCAATGCTTAAAACTTTGGTTGCCTCCCATTGTCTATATCTGCATTTCCCAAAACATGTTACAGAGCATTATCCTTAGAGGAGTTTACTAGAGCTCCATGACAATAGAGCTGAATGAACCCttcttatatatattcttatttaaagACTCCAGGAAATTCATTCCAATATTTCATCAATGCATTTTACCCTGAAACTCTAATTTCAGTGAAACTAGTTCAGGGAATATGAGCTGTTAGTTATATGAAGTTTTAACACTAAATTGCTACACAAGATGTGATTGGTTAATTTTCTGTCAACTAGGCTAGGCTATGATGCCCTATTGTCTGGTCAACCACTAGTCTAGGTGTTACTGTGACATttacaatcagttgactttaagtaaaacaGATTACCCTTCATAATGGGGGTAGACCTTATCTAATTAGTTGGAGGCCTTAAGAGCAAAGACTGAGGTTtcctggaaaagaagaaattgtgCCTCAAGAGTGTAACACAGAACTCTTTCTGAGTTTTCTGCTTGCTGGCCTCCCCTGTGGATTTCAGACTCAATACTGCCATAGCAACTCTTGCTTGAATTCCCAGCCTGGCTTTTTCACTCTTTCTATATATCccatttggttctgtttctctggagaatcctgccTAATATGCATGGTCTGATACAATTTGATTATATTTCTGATTTGCTTGTAAAGCTGTAATATCACTTACAATCTATTTGTTATGATTTATACTCAGACCCATTGTGCTTACttcataattattaataacaccAAGTGCCTTCATGCTTCTGTGTTTTTGACCTTCCCCTTTTCACAGCTTGCAAGCAGTGAGCTCCTTTTTGTCTTGGCCAACTGGTATTCAATTCTAAGCATCTAGTACAGACCATCTCTCTTCTGAGAGCATTCagtttaataaatgaaaacatcatttccttatttactggtacattttattcatttatttaacagatgtttattgagcatctattgtgTTCCAAGCTCTCAGAATTGAGCAGTGAACAATAGTATCTGGTTTCTTTGCTTTGAATGCAGTGTGGATAGCCCTATTAGGACATTCTGGTTTACAGTTGTTGTTTTGGAGTCATTATTATATTGTCTCTTTCAGTCTCAAAAACGTTCTGGTTTTCATAACAAATGATGTGGTCATCCTAATTATCAGATATACAGTCTGGGAGGGAAAATAAGCATTAACCAGGTTATGGGTTAAATTATGTCTTCCCCCGCGaaatatgctgaagtcctaacccccaataaTTGTGAGACCCCAAATTTGGAAATGGTGTCTTttcagatgtaatcaagttaagatgaggtcgtAATGGATTAGGATGGgcctaatccaatgactggtgtgcTTAGAAATAGAGAGACATCTTGACATGGAGTCATGGAGAACCTTATGTGACAAGGAGGCAGAGAGTGGAATGACCTGTTtacaaaccaaggaatgccaaggattgccagcagTTGGTTcccagaagctaggaagaaacacaagaaaaaaatcccCTAGAAACTGCAGAGAGAACATGgtcctgctaacaccttgatttcaacttATATACCCCAGAACTGTGGGGAATATAGATTTCTCTTGTTGTTAACCACCCAGTTTGCGGCACTTTGTTACAGTAGTCTGAAAAAAGTAATATAACATGCAACTGAAATAATCATGGATGCTACATAAAGCAAGGTATAGTGTACTGTGAATAATATATGACAGAAGAATACAGGGGCTTATATAAATTTAGGGTCCAGGGAGGATATAACTGAGCAAGTGACATTTAGGTGTACTTTAAAAGGTGAGTTACAGATTTTTTCAGGGAGAGCATAGCACATTCAGTGATCCTGATACAAGACATAACTTTATGTTCTAAGGATGATCAAAATGAGATCTATATAGTGGAAATTTCAGAACAGAAAGTGATAGTAGCATATTACAAGGCTGCATAGATAAGCAGGGTTTCCATTGTGACTTTGATGAATATCGTAAAGATTTTGGAGTTCATCCTAAAGTTGGTGGAAAGTCACTGGATAATTTTTTGAATTAGGAGGTGGAAGTGATATGATATATTTGTGTAATAAACTTCCACTTTTGCTTGATAGAGATTTGGATAAGAAATGGCAGTGGGAAGGAGGGCAAATGGATTTCTGCTGTATTTAGAATGCCACGGTAAAAACTTTGTATTTGTTAGGTATGGAGAATGAGAGGGAAGTGAAGGCTGATCCCCAGTTTCTGGCTTGGACAACTGTGAAGATAGTGCCTTTTGCTGAGATGGAGAATATTAGAAGAGGAGAAATTTGAGGGAAGGGAAATGCCAATTTTAATTCAGCCTTCTCTTATGTTTGAAATACATGTGAGAAAAGTAAAACAACACACCAGTAGTGCTGTAATGAAAATAAAGGCCATAGACTCAAAATGTAATTCATGTATCCTTTGTTTACTCCTAATTTGCAATAGGTAGAATTGGTGGAAGCACATATACTACAAAGACACTGGCTTAATTTCCCACTGTTCTTGGTGCCTTGAAGTTATGAGTGTTCTTTAATGCATCCTCATGTAGAGCTAGTTTAACTTTGGGAATCTCCTCAGGATAACGTTCTTTCTTCATGGTCAGGAGTCTTTGCCTCTTAAGATtggcttctctccctctctttttgtGGTCAGAAGCTCCCTGTGACTTGGAGGATAGTGTTGTGCCCCAGGGTAAGGTTATCTTAGGGAAGGGGTACAGTGGGGATTATAAACGGGTTACACTAGGACAGAGGGAACTTTGGACAGAGATATATGTGTCAGAGGAAACTATGGGTAGGATTATCTTGTGACACAGGAGGATCTTTTATCAAgtaaatacaatgaaatattataggTAGTGTGATTAAAGAATGTATATAGTGAGATACACAACAGGTAATCATACCGAGGGGTGGTTAAAGAAGATAGCATGTGAGGTGAATATGAAAGACGATATTTACCACATGAGACTGTGGCACTGGGAGAACAGCAGgcactataatctcagcacttagggaggctgtggtgggagggttgcttgaggccagtagtttgagaccattcCGGGCAagagggcaagaccctgtctctaccaaataaataaataaataaataaataaataaataaataaataaatagacacagGGACTTGAAATAACTTGGGTTGTCAGTTTTTAAGGTGTGTTGgtttcaaacaacaaaaaacataacCCAAACTTGTTTAATTAGAAAATGCATTGTCTCAGGTAAATAAGCAGACTAGTTAGGCTTGCTACATGATGTGACTAGTCTcacattcttttattatttcatatttatatttcttgtctCTAATATCCTCAGTGTTCACTTTACTGTCAAGCAACCTGTCTCCTTGTCATCCAAGGTGATTCTAGCAGCTCCTGGCCCTAAATGTCTTTAGACAGACGTTTCCTTCAGAAACTTAGTCCCCAGAGTCTCCCCAAAGCACTTCCTCTTGTCCCCTTTGCTCTGACTGGTTCATGTGCTTATTCTTCATGACTGTGGCAAGGCATGTGGGAACAGGGAGTGAGCAAAACGGTTTAGAGATGAGTGCTGTGGGGCTTAATTAATTTGCTAAATACAATACCAGAGGTGAGATGACCAGCTACAAGAGAGCCATTAGCCTTAACCAAAGCAGTGGCAACGGGAATGGATCAAGGGGAAGGGTTATGATAAAGAGATGGAATGATTCATTATTCAACAGTTCACACAAAGCAGTGTGATTTGAACTTGAATTTTGGAGCCACTCAAGTCTCTGGAGCTGAGCTTTGTTACTTACTAGCTTCGTTATCTGGGGCCAGTGACTTTTCTGTTTCACTTTGGTTATCTGTGAAATGTGACTATTCTAAATGTCTACTCACTGTATGCCCATCACTCCTTTCTCAGGTCATCACTATTTAGAATATTTGGGAAGAAAGACTGTCTCATATTCATTCTCTAATTACTCATCTGTTTCTTCTTTGCctcctatatttattttttcaagaattgCATATTTAAGACCTTGTGTCTTACAGACGTTTAATCAAATTTCAGGGCAAGGAGAAACTTTGAAATGGCGCAAGGTAAAACGCATAATTAGGCATGCTTTCTTGGAAAAATGTTCACTGATCACCAGGAATCTCACTGGCCACTCATCTTCCTGGACTCTAACCAGTTGCCAATGTGCTGTTCTTCTTGTTATTTCTAAGCCCTAGCCCCAAATTCCTGTTAACTTGTATTGTACAGCACATTATCTTTTTAATTGTTTAACTGTTCCAGTTCGGTTTATGCCTCAGAGCCTCATCTCCTCCAAGCAAAGGGGACTATCAAGTTATTTTCCTAAACAAAGCCCTTGAAAGAAGTATAGTTGGagtttataaaataatgatgctTTTCAGCTAGCCAGTGCTCTCAGTACTAAGACTGTTTTGAGGATAAAATGATTAAAACCTTTAATATCTTCCAAACAGATAAGATCCAGGATGTTTAACAAGTACTGTATAATTTGTCTCTTTCCTACCTTTCCAGTTTCATCTTATGTTCCAGCTGATaccgtgtctgttcatatccttgaaAAATCTAGCCTCAAGGATTTGGAGATGTTGTTTCCTTATCTCTCcacatttttcaatattttagctTAAATCCTACCCCTTCAGAGACAATTTCTTGGCCTTAAATGTATGTGAAATCTGCAATtataatcttttgttttttctttgaaacaccCACCACATTTTGCATGTAGTCATTTTCTTCCTGTGTGATTATTTGAGATTGTCTAAAATTTGTCTTTTATGGTAGATTAatttccatgaaggcagggatggTGTCATTTGATTCACTACAGTGTCTCAAAACACTTTCATGGTGCTTGGAACATAGTCGGTGCATATACATGCcttgtaaatgaaaaataaagtagcGTCTGATACATAGGGAATACTCAAAATACTTGTAATATTTTAATTGGGTATGGGAAGCAAGTAAGAGTGAAAGATTTAGCTTGGCTTCCAGGTTTTCTAGTTAATGGGGTTGACAAACATTCATCCTCTCCTGTGTACAGTTTATGTTCTGGATGATTGGAGAGCATTTAAAAACGCACGAAAGCACAGAGAATGAAACAAAATCACCTGCAGTCCTTCCTAGAGATTatatattgtgatatatataATCCAGACATTCTGCGTGCGTGTGTATATTGCATGTGTATATTGCATAATACCACGTGTAAATTTGCTTAGAGTTGTATGAAAATATCATCCATTTGATTAAATATTCTTCCTTAGAACCATTTTAAAAGATGTAAGCTATGGCTTCATATGGGTATATAGAAGTGTAATTAATTACATGTGACTACAATTGTAgattgttttcagtgtttttcccTTATGAACATGTAAAATCACATTCTTCAGTGTAAGAGTTTGCCAACATTCTTGTATTTAAATCTGAGGGCCCATACAGTATAGTGATTAAAAGAGCATGGGTTCTGGATGAAGACTGCCTGGGTTAGAAGCGTTCTTTGCTACATATTAACTTTGAAGCTTGGTGCATGTTGAGTAgcttttctgtttccttatcaCTAAAATGAGAATAGTAATGTTTCTCCTTCTAGGGTATCATGAGGATCAAATGTTATTCTAAATATAAACACAACTATGCTGACCAGTAGTCAGAACTCAATAACTGCTGGAACTTTAATAATTTCTGATTCTTAGGAAAATTCTCAGggctaaaatatgtaaaatatgtaaaataactgggccaaaacttccaatttttaaaatgtttgctacATGTATTGCCAAATTGGCTTCCAGCCTTTCAGAAAGGCTGGAGAAATTTggagaaagtttggaaaatgagTCAACAATGAATATGTACAATAATCACTGTCAATCCTCAAATGGCTAAAACTGATGTGTAAtagctttattttaattttttgaatatgtCTATTGAATATTTTTCACATGTTCATTAACAATTTGTGTTTCATGAATTATGTTAATTTCTACTGttcatttaaaatactttgtagAAACTTTTAGAGAAAAATGATAGTAATCTTTTCACtgctatgtaaaataaaattagttatttactttttaattttatgttaattttctttgtttcagaaTTTTAACTATTCATGGTGTCAAACCTATCAATCTTCTTATCACCTTTTCATATATGCTTACATTTCTCAGGTCCATTTGGATAGATATACAGGTACATTTCCTCCTAAATTTTTGTATGGCTTTAGTTTTTACATTAAAGTATTTAATCCatgtagaatttattttaaagtatggtcttaaaaagaatttaaaaatttgtttattattccaacatatttttttcccaaatactgATTGTTCAAGTAAGATTAACTATTATATCCCGTGTTTTTGAAATCCACTTCACTGTAtaacaaatttttgtttcataatttGTTTCCGGGTTTTAACACACTATTGTGATTATTCTAGTCTATAGTTTATCTAATGGTGCAAATCCCTATACAACCCCCCTGTACATAATATCTTTCATTCATTTGGTGTTTTGGCattgttcttatttctttttttagtgtaATACAATTATGAATCTCTATAGAATAATTTTACTTCTGGGGATTAGAGCTATATTATTCTTTAAACAAACAatgaattttcatttctctttatttctccttatttGAGAAGTCTGTACTAGAATATCAATCACACCTACACACAGTAAATCAGTTGCTTGCCAAAAagatttattgaagaaaaatgagcaaagtgaAAACAGACCCATTTAAGTAGTCTGTGCCAGAAAAGAATGAAGATTTATGTCCTTGAATCGCTAACAAGAATCATAAGAAGAGTGTGATATTCAGTATTTAAGACCTGGAAAACATGgacaaaaattcagaaaacacattttaacagaaagaaaattaaattgatGTATatgtttacagaacatttttCTGACAAATAtgcatatttgtaaaatatcattttgctTTAGTTTGTATCTAACATGTGCCAAGAACCCTATCATAAATCTTATGTATCTTACATGTGGGTGCTAAACAATTACTGAATTGTCTTAATTCTTATATGaggattaaaaaatttttaaatagaagagaATCACTGGCGAAATACTAATGAAAAAATTGCTTAGAACAAGCATTTTGGGAGAACTTTTTAGGCTATGGTAATGTTTTTGAGAGGTTAATTTGCTTCTCTTCATATCCTTAATTCTCACTTAAGTATAATATTGACTGTTAACTAAATGATATGCATCATTAAATGTTGTAGAAATGATCCCCTACATTGCTCTGTCTTCATACTCCCTGAAGGCTAGGACGAAAAATTTTACATTAAGTAATTGTTAGAATATTGAAACTTTGTGATACTAGGGGGACCCTTACACTGcggtttttttttctaagtttccgTAAATCTGTTACATGACCTGTAGTCCTAAGCATCTGCATTTATGAAGTCGAATACTTGCCTTAAATGCCCacattctttcatttctaaagGTTTTTGCTTGTTGGAAAAACTTCTTAGATGTTAAGGCTAGCTGGCTAGACTATTGCACAATTCTACACAGCATCCCTTTTGTTGCTTTCAAATCATGAACTCATCGGGTTCTTCTTTCAGTAGTTCAAAGATATCCGTTTCAGTTGTGGAGGTGTCTTCCTTATAGTCTGGGGTATCTAATACAGAGGTAGTTCCAGAAAATGGCTCAGTGATCTTAGGTACAGTCTCTGTATTATCAGTTTCAGACAAATCTTCTTCTGTAGATGATTCTTCCACTAGGTTTGTAGCTATTGATGCAGGGACAACGAAGTCATATCTGGATTCAACAGCAGTAAGCAAAACAGAATGGGTCTCTGCTTCATTTGCAGTATCTCTCTCTATCCAAATACTGGCTCCCTCGGTATTTTCTTCATCAGTTAGCAGAGTATCTTCCCgtttatctttgtctttttcagCAGAGGTAGTGAGTTCAAACACAGTGATAAACTTCTCATCAGAGTCAGTTAATGTAGCCACAGCACTGGTGTCATCTTCTAAAACACTTAGGTCAATTTCggttattttctcttcttcaagGGCAGTTATGTCTGGAACAGTAGTGAAGCTTTCTTCAGGAGCAGGAGGGATTTCAGCCTCAGGAATAATGGAATCAGTGACCTGGACAGCCTCATCAGCAGGGACATTGGATTTGATGGAGGAATTATAATTGTTCATATCAGCTTCATCCTTTTTACGTGGAAAGGCAGGAGCGTCAGCAACACCAGCACTGCTGTCCTTTAGTGTGCCAGAGACTTCAGATGTTATTGAGAT
Proteins encoded:
- the CABS1 gene encoding calcium-binding and spermatid-specific protein 1, yielding MAEDGLPKIYSHPPTESSKTPTAATIFFGADNAIPKSETTITSEGDHVTSVNEYMLESDFSTTTDNKLTAKKEKLKSEDDMGTDFIKSTTHLQKEITSLTGTTNSITRDSITEHFMPVKIGNISSPVTTVSLIDFTTDIAKEDILLATIDTGDAEISITSEVSGTLKDSSAGVADAPAFPRKKDEADMNNYNSSIKSNVPADEAVQVTDSIIPEAEIPPAPEESFTTVPDITALEEEKITEIDLSVLEDDTSAVATLTDSDEKFITVFELTTSAEKDKDKREDTLLTDEENTEGASIWIERDTANEAETHSVLLTAVESRYDFVVPASIATNLVEESSTEEDLSETDNTETVPKITEPFSGTTSVLDTPDYKEDTSTTETDIFELLKEEPDEFMI